Proteins encoded by one window of Candidatus Obscuribacterales bacterium:
- a CDS encoding TonB family protein, whose amino-acid sequence MPEKEKKATVRTFQEERQLQLAEDGEQQALEFPNCDPKKAARLSLIPGLGQLYVGDKRRGYLYLAVSATNFLILGWMFFSEPILKAIENVFGSIGLQVHWDSASPLQVHFGSALSFVILGLIISFTLFASRQAYDYAKRLKQGYIVHHRTLMLSETTSGSYLAHFAFIMAFLVLILFFIAPKPPQEQITEIELVPSNPAPKKNPSPAAPKKAPEPPKPVPPKPVPKQVVRPVAPTPIAVVSPKPAPDMVPMPAPQPAPTAPSTSSGGGSSSGGTGSGEGDDGDGAADVDYGSWLTAMQRKIKKSWFPPRGNESNKIVIGFKAHRDGTVTGIKMVTSSGVAVADQAAVEAIKQAQPLPPLPKGAPDMIQVNFKFDYDVFSGTGSFRQF is encoded by the coding sequence TTGCCGGAAAAGGAAAAAAAGGCGACCGTGCGGACGTTTCAAGAAGAAAGACAACTTCAATTGGCCGAAGATGGCGAGCAGCAAGCTTTGGAATTTCCCAACTGCGACCCAAAGAAAGCGGCGCGTCTTTCGCTTATCCCTGGATTGGGGCAGCTCTACGTCGGTGACAAGCGTCGCGGCTATCTCTACCTGGCTGTATCCGCCACAAACTTTCTAATTCTGGGTTGGATGTTTTTCTCCGAGCCCATTCTCAAAGCGATTGAAAACGTCTTTGGTTCTATCGGCTTGCAAGTACATTGGGATTCCGCATCGCCTCTGCAAGTGCATTTTGGAAGTGCTCTTTCATTTGTAATTCTCGGCTTGATAATTTCTTTCACGCTGTTTGCCAGCAGACAAGCGTATGACTATGCCAAGCGCCTTAAGCAAGGGTATATCGTTCACCACCGCACATTGATGTTGTCCGAAACAACAAGCGGATCGTATCTGGCACACTTTGCCTTCATCATGGCATTTCTTGTTTTGATTCTGTTCTTCATTGCGCCTAAGCCACCGCAAGAACAAATCACCGAGATTGAACTTGTCCCATCAAATCCAGCACCGAAGAAGAATCCTTCTCCAGCTGCACCCAAAAAAGCTCCGGAACCACCGAAGCCGGTACCACCAAAACCAGTACCAAAACAAGTTGTAAGACCAGTAGCACCAACACCTATCGCAGTGGTATCACCGAAGCCGGCGCCTGATATGGTGCCGATGCCTGCACCACAACCAGCTCCTACTGCACCATCAACAAGCAGCGGCGGCGGATCATCTTCCGGTGGCACAGGATCAGGAGAAGGTGACGACGGCGATGGAGCAGCTGATGTCGACTACGGCTCCTGGCTAACTGCCATGCAAAGAAAAATCAAAAAGAGTTGGTTCCCACCACGCGGCAACGAATCCAACAAAATCGTCATCGGCTTCAAAGCACATAGAGACGGCACAGTAACCGGCATCAAGATGGTCACTTCATCTGGTGTGGCTGTCGCCGACCAAGCAGCAGTAGAAGCCATCAAGCAAGCTCAGCCCTTGCCACCACTGCCAAAAGGCGCACCGGATATGATCCAGGTCAACTTCAAATTCGACTACGACGTCTTCTCCGGCACGGGATCTTTCCGTCAGTTTTAA
- the xylA gene encoding xylose isomerase yields MPKYSTDEFTPKKEDRFTFGLWTVGNRGRDPFGDVVRDAISPTTIVKRLSELGAYGVNLHDNDLVPIDATPAERNKIVGEFKKALNDYGMKVPMSTVSLFYHPIFRDGAFTSSDARIRAYAIQKTLHAIDLGVELGAEIFVLWGGREGIEVDAGKDAMEALKWYREAVNYLTSYVSDRKLNMKFALEAKPNEPRGDIYLPTTGHMLAFIETLDHPEIVGVNPEVAHEHMSGLNFYHSIAQAIDAGKLFHIDLNDQKPGRYDQDLRFGSENIKPMFFLVKLLEESGYSGPLHFDAHAYRSEDEEGVWDFALGCMRSYNILKSKAKSFANDAEVKEILSGLAKAGGKDEFAIDHYSSIGATKLKDHKFDINALAKRGYGYERLDQLVFEHLTGVRTGTTAGKQMAGSVR; encoded by the coding sequence ATGCCGAAGTATTCTACTGATGAATTTACACCGAAGAAAGAAGACCGTTTTACATTTGGTCTTTGGACAGTAGGCAATCGCGGACGTGACCCATTCGGCGATGTTGTACGTGACGCAATTAGCCCCACGACCATCGTCAAGCGCTTATCTGAACTAGGCGCTTATGGCGTAAATCTGCATGACAACGACCTCGTCCCAATTGATGCAACGCCTGCTGAACGCAACAAAATCGTCGGCGAATTCAAGAAGGCTCTAAATGACTACGGCATGAAAGTGCCGATGTCGACAGTCAGCCTCTTCTATCATCCAATTTTCCGCGACGGCGCTTTCACATCAAGCGACGCACGTATTAGAGCATACGCAATTCAAAAGACACTACACGCAATTGACCTTGGCGTTGAATTAGGCGCAGAGATATTTGTTCTCTGGGGCGGACGCGAAGGAATTGAAGTCGATGCCGGCAAAGATGCGATGGAAGCGCTTAAGTGGTATCGCGAAGCAGTCAACTACCTAACAAGCTATGTTTCTGATCGCAAACTCAACATGAAGTTTGCACTCGAAGCAAAACCGAACGAGCCACGCGGCGACATTTACTTGCCGACAACAGGTCACATGCTTGCTTTCATCGAGACATTGGATCATCCAGAAATAGTCGGCGTAAATCCGGAAGTTGCTCACGAACATATGAGTGGTCTGAACTTCTATCACTCAATTGCTCAAGCAATTGACGCAGGCAAACTATTCCATATTGATTTAAATGATCAAAAGCCAGGACGCTACGATCAAGACTTGCGTTTCGGTAGCGAAAACATCAAGCCAATGTTCTTCCTCGTAAAATTGCTTGAGGAGTCGGGCTATTCCGGACCACTACACTTTGACGCACACGCTTACCGCTCGGAAGACGAAGAAGGCGTATGGGATTTTGCTCTCGGCTGCATGCGTTCGTACAACATCCTCAAATCAAAAGCTAAATCATTTGCCAACGATGCCGAAGTAAAAGAGATTCTTTCTGGACTAGCTAAAGCCGGCGGCAAAGACGAATTCGCCATCGACCATTACAGCAGCATCGGTGCCACCAAATTGAAAGACCACAAATTCGATATCAACGCACTAGCTAAACGCGGCTATGGCTACGAGAGACTCGACCAGCTTGTATTTGAACACCTAACAGGCGTTCGTACAGGCACAACTGCCGGTAAGCAGATGGCTGGATCTGTTCGTTAA
- the xylB gene encoding xylulokinase: protein MSVFIGIDIGTSSTKSIAIDGNGRILAEATAGYPLYQPKPLWSEQDPNDWWKATVETVQKVVKSAQLKPSDVKAIGLSGQMHGAVFLDKNNSVIRPAILWNDQRTAEECVDIEKAAGGRNELIKLVANPALTGFTAPKIIWLRKHEPANFARVAKVLLPKDEIRRRLTGEFATDVSDASGMLLFDVANRTWSKALLSKLDLSQDLFARAYESQEVTGKLTAEVASLLGLTTACVVVGGAGDCAAGAIGNGIVREGLVSTSIGSSGVVFAHSEKFAVDPSGRLHTFCHAVKDKWHLMGVTLSAGASLQWFRNSLCLSDDSAIYEKLTAEAQAVAAGSDGLFFLPYLFGERTPHADPNARGSFIGLTLSHTRGHFVRSIMEGVTYSLNDCLAIMRELNIPVDEIRASGGGAKSDLWRQIQADVFGEEVALLTAEHGAAYGVALLAAVGTGAFMSVEEACEATVAVRQRSNPSAVASAFYKRAFPVYRGLYRSLKDDFKKIAELEQQERVATL, encoded by the coding sequence ATGAGTGTGTTTATCGGGATAGATATCGGCACATCCAGCACAAAAAGCATTGCTATTGATGGCAACGGGAGAATTCTTGCCGAGGCGACTGCTGGCTACCCGCTCTATCAGCCAAAACCGCTTTGGAGTGAGCAAGACCCCAATGATTGGTGGAAGGCAACGGTTGAGACAGTTCAGAAAGTAGTTAAGTCTGCGCAACTGAAACCATCTGATGTAAAAGCAATTGGTCTTTCTGGACAGATGCATGGGGCGGTGTTTTTAGATAAGAACAACAGCGTCATCCGACCAGCCATATTATGGAATGATCAACGCACGGCAGAAGAATGTGTTGATATCGAGAAAGCAGCAGGCGGCCGTAATGAGTTAATTAAGCTGGTAGCGAATCCGGCTTTAACAGGTTTTACGGCGCCGAAAATAATTTGGTTGAGAAAACACGAGCCTGCTAATTTCGCGCGAGTTGCTAAAGTGTTGTTGCCCAAAGATGAGATTCGCAGACGCTTGACTGGTGAGTTCGCCACGGACGTTAGTGATGCCAGCGGCATGCTGCTGTTTGATGTGGCGAATAGAACTTGGAGTAAGGCGCTGCTATCTAAACTAGACTTGTCGCAAGACTTGTTTGCACGAGCATACGAGTCTCAAGAAGTTACTGGTAAATTGACCGCCGAAGTAGCGAGTCTTTTAGGACTAACCACGGCTTGCGTAGTTGTAGGTGGCGCAGGAGATTGTGCGGCGGGCGCAATAGGCAATGGCATTGTGCGTGAGGGGCTGGTCTCAACTTCAATTGGAAGTTCGGGTGTTGTTTTTGCGCATAGCGAAAAGTTCGCGGTTGATCCGTCAGGCAGGCTGCATACGTTTTGTCATGCCGTCAAAGACAAATGGCATTTAATGGGCGTTACGCTTTCAGCAGGTGCTAGTTTGCAGTGGTTCCGCAACAGTCTTTGCTTGAGTGATGACTCTGCAATCTATGAGAAGTTGACGGCTGAAGCTCAGGCAGTAGCAGCAGGAAGCGACGGACTTTTCTTTCTACCTTATTTATTCGGAGAGCGGACACCACATGCTGATCCTAATGCGCGTGGATCGTTCATTGGACTTACATTGAGTCATACGCGTGGGCATTTCGTTCGTTCGATAATGGAAGGGGTTACTTATTCGCTGAATGACTGTCTGGCGATTATGCGAGAGTTGAATATTCCGGTTGACGAGATTCGCGCTTCAGGCGGCGGCGCGAAGTCGGATTTGTGGCGGCAGATTCAGGCAGATGTATTTGGTGAAGAAGTTGCTTTGCTGACGGCGGAGCATGGGGCTGCTTATGGGGTGGCGTTGCTTGCGGCGGTGGGGACGGGCGCGTTTATGAGCGTGGAAGAAGCTTGTGAGGCAACTGTTGCTGTTCGGCAGCGGAGTAATCCGAGTGCTGTGGCGTCCGCGTTTTATAAGCGAGCGTTTCCGGTTTATCGGGGGTTGTATCGATCGTTGAAAGACGATTTTAAGAAGATTGCGGAGTTAGAGCAGCAGGAACGGGTAGCGACGCTTTAA
- a CDS encoding lysophospholipase produces the protein MKRKVGADTVEKGAMSFANSRVFAPLMMSLFLTMLLSMQSTSFAFSLTKAKKEAAEVMPAASDIPVLEWTNPDVKPKAAIIALHGATQQAGSFDVLAKHLAEQGYVIVGLDLRGHGRWYFGPFSKVGGKAISYTQSVKDLQALAIEMRKRYPGIPLFCLGESTGAGVAMHAVAERNDLFDGMVLASAGTRTNIFNLKLIVPDLAKGLTNLDKQIDGSPYILKYASEDKRIVNEMVSDPLSRSFLSAKEILKTLWFINSMQGIARKLPAQLPILLLQGGRDHIVSPATAEALMRNMSSDDKRMVVFPDSGHVMLGTSYIKEPIMNLVTKWFNDETVAVNVKIEMAKNPIAPNHVDVPHKALNPTAMLNQQQPATALR, from the coding sequence ATGAAAAGGAAAGTTGGCGCGGACACAGTTGAAAAAGGTGCAATGTCTTTCGCGAATTCACGCGTATTTGCACCATTGATGATGTCGTTGTTTTTAACTATGCTGCTGTCTATGCAATCCACGAGTTTCGCATTCTCACTGACTAAGGCAAAGAAAGAAGCCGCAGAAGTAATGCCTGCCGCTTCTGATATTCCTGTGCTTGAGTGGACCAATCCAGATGTGAAACCCAAAGCTGCAATTATTGCGTTGCATGGAGCAACTCAACAAGCCGGTAGTTTTGATGTACTTGCGAAGCATTTGGCTGAGCAAGGCTACGTAATTGTCGGATTAGATTTGCGAGGTCATGGTCGCTGGTACTTTGGACCATTCTCGAAAGTAGGCGGCAAGGCAATTAGCTACACACAGAGCGTTAAGGATTTGCAAGCTCTTGCTATTGAAATGAGAAAACGTTATCCGGGCATTCCGCTTTTTTGCTTAGGTGAAAGCACCGGTGCCGGAGTTGCGATGCATGCAGTAGCCGAGCGCAATGATCTATTCGACGGCATGGTTTTAGCCAGTGCCGGAACCCGCACAAACATTTTCAATCTAAAACTCATTGTGCCTGATCTCGCCAAGGGACTGACCAATCTCGATAAACAAATCGATGGTTCACCCTACATTCTAAAATATGCTTCCGAGGACAAGCGCATCGTCAACGAGATGGTTTCTGATCCTCTTTCACGAAGTTTCCTAAGCGCCAAAGAAATCTTAAAGACACTTTGGTTTATCAACTCAATGCAAGGCATTGCTCGCAAGTTGCCTGCACAGCTTCCAATTCTTCTTCTTCAAGGTGGACGAGATCACATCGTCAGCCCAGCTACAGCTGAAGCCCTCATGCGCAACATGAGCAGCGACGACAAGCGAATGGTCGTCTTTCCAGATAGCGGACACGTAATGCTCGGCACAAGCTATATCAAAGAACCGATCATGAATCTCGTAACCAAATGGTTTAACGACGAAACAGTCGCAGTCAACGTGAAAATCGAAATGGCGAAAAACCCGATCGCCCCAAATCACGTAGATGTACCGCACAAAGCACTGAACCCAACCGCAATGCTCAACCAGCAACAGCCGGCGACAGCTCTACGCTAA
- a CDS encoding bifunctional transaldolase/phosoglucose isomerase, whose translation MQVIDRISYRLPQELTSAVKSSIEDWQKNNKVKRLWDKDASLWTGDDEGKWLDWLHITSDQIKQIDALQKLAAEVKQEGFTHILLLGMGGSSLCPEVMSITFGQQNGFPKLLILDSTDPQEVQTRLDSIDLKKTLFIVSSKSGSTLEPNIFKQFFYAKAEEALGKGNAGKHFVAITDPGSKMEQVAKKDGFRHIFYGLPGIGGRYSALSNFGMVPAAAAGIDVAKFLKNTQEMVESCSPSHPVEQNPGVILGIILGVAARSGRDKLTLITSPAIYDVGAWLEQLIAESTGKQGHGIIPVDRESLGSPNTYGKDRVFAYIRLESDACTEQDKLVDALEKAGQPVVRISIPDIYHLGQEFFRWEIATAVAGSIIGINAFNQPDVEASKVVTRELTTAYEKTGSLPAEKPFFEENGIKLFTDEVNAKAITQAAGSDKTLAGMLKAHLGRLKAGDYFALLGYIEMNNRHEKALQEIRHLVRDTRHEATCLGFGPRFLHSTGQAYKGGPNSGVFLQITADDKKDLPVPEQTYTFGVVKSAQARGDFQVLAERQRRALRVHVTGGVEAGLARLKEAVTNALS comes from the coding sequence GTGCAAGTTATCGATCGGATAAGTTATCGATTGCCACAAGAACTCACATCGGCAGTCAAATCGTCTATAGAAGATTGGCAAAAGAATAACAAAGTCAAGCGACTCTGGGATAAAGACGCTAGCTTGTGGACGGGTGATGACGAAGGCAAGTGGCTGGATTGGTTGCACATTACAAGTGATCAAATTAAGCAGATAGATGCGTTGCAAAAACTTGCTGCCGAAGTCAAGCAAGAAGGCTTCACGCATATCTTATTGTTAGGTATGGGCGGATCGAGTCTTTGTCCGGAAGTTATGTCGATTACTTTTGGTCAACAAAATGGATTTCCAAAATTGCTCATTCTGGATTCAACAGATCCACAAGAAGTTCAAACAAGACTTGACTCAATCGATTTGAAAAAGACATTGTTTATTGTCTCCAGCAAATCCGGCAGCACGCTTGAACCAAATATTTTCAAACAGTTTTTCTACGCTAAGGCAGAAGAAGCACTCGGAAAAGGCAATGCCGGAAAACATTTCGTAGCTATTACCGATCCAGGATCCAAAATGGAACAAGTGGCGAAGAAAGATGGTTTCCGTCACATCTTCTACGGCTTGCCTGGAATTGGCGGACGTTATTCAGCACTTTCCAATTTCGGTATGGTACCTGCTGCCGCTGCCGGAATTGATGTCGCAAAATTCTTGAAGAACACACAAGAGATGGTTGAGTCATGCTCGCCATCACATCCGGTAGAACAAAATCCTGGAGTTATTCTCGGTATCATTCTTGGTGTTGCGGCAAGATCCGGTCGCGATAAGTTGACACTTATCACATCACCGGCAATTTACGACGTAGGTGCTTGGCTCGAGCAATTAATTGCTGAGTCAACAGGTAAGCAAGGACACGGAATTATTCCTGTCGATCGTGAGTCTCTAGGCTCTCCTAACACATATGGTAAGGACAGAGTCTTCGCTTACATTCGTCTTGAATCTGACGCTTGTACCGAACAAGACAAATTAGTAGATGCCTTGGAAAAAGCCGGACAACCCGTTGTCCGCATTTCCATTCCGGACATCTATCATTTAGGACAAGAATTCTTCCGTTGGGAAATTGCTACGGCTGTTGCCGGTTCTATAATCGGCATTAATGCCTTCAATCAGCCCGACGTGGAAGCCAGCAAAGTCGTCACCCGTGAATTGACCACCGCCTACGAAAAGACAGGCTCATTGCCCGCTGAGAAGCCTTTCTTTGAGGAAAATGGCATCAAACTCTTCACGGATGAGGTAAATGCTAAGGCTATTACCCAGGCTGCAGGCTCGGACAAGACCCTTGCCGGTATGCTTAAGGCTCATTTGGGACGCCTCAAGGCAGGAGACTACTTTGCCCTGCTCGGCTACATAGAAATGAACAACCGGCACGAGAAGGCATTGCAGGAAATTCGCCACCTGGTAAGGGATACAAGGCACGAGGCAACCTGTCTGGGCTTTGGTCCGAGGTTCCTTCACTCGACAGGACAAGCCTACAAAGGCGGTCCAAATTCAGGCGTTTTCTTGCAAATTACTGCTGACGACAAAAAAGATCTACCTGTACCGGAACAAACCTATACCTTCGGCGTCGTAAAAAGTGCGCAAGCACGCGGCGACTTTCAAGTGTTAGCTGAACGACAAAGGCGAGCACTGCGTGTCCATGTGACCGGCGGTGTGGAGGCTGGATTAGCAAGATTAAAGGAAGCGGTAACGAACGCCCTTAGCTGA
- a CDS encoding MFS transporter, with protein MSTSAPTMEKPATTTSPGNNKSQAIAWVLYHFGNSGYPAVVAAAIFNTFFVTVIAKGAGFDKGTSTLLWTLAVGLSNLLVVVSAPLLGALCDYSAAKKSVLFGATIGCIILTSLLFFTGPGSIVLAFALITLSYFMFSTGENFLASFLPEICTSENMGRVSGWGCTISHLGALIILMACKAYVDWAQAAGQQPAEYIPMTAVLVAINYAVFGLPFFAFVKEHAKPKTLPAGQTYWSIGTHRLMETLKDAPKFQDLFRLLLTVMMYTCGTSTVVVLASVFAHEVMGFSVSDAIMLFIVINLTATGGAYVFGEIQDRVGSKQTLLIALSLWLLSVLTLTFSPDRTIFWIAASLAGAANGGSFTAGRATVGLLTPEGRAGEFFGLWGLACKTAAIIGPISYGLMAYATGGNHRLAIFCTCIFFGVALALATTINMKRGQEAARQS; from the coding sequence ATGTCAACAAGCGCGCCTACGATGGAAAAACCTGCTACGACAACGTCACCGGGCAACAACAAATCCCAAGCTATCGCCTGGGTGCTCTATCACTTCGGAAACTCCGGCTATCCGGCAGTAGTCGCCGCAGCCATATTCAACACATTTTTCGTAACTGTTATAGCTAAGGGCGCGGGGTTCGACAAAGGCACTTCGACATTGCTGTGGACGCTGGCTGTAGGTCTGTCCAATTTGCTTGTAGTTGTCTCCGCCCCATTATTAGGTGCACTCTGCGATTACAGCGCCGCCAAGAAATCGGTGCTATTCGGAGCGACTATCGGCTGCATCATTTTGACATCACTACTGTTTTTCACTGGTCCTGGCTCCATCGTACTAGCATTTGCTTTGATAACTCTTTCCTACTTCATGTTTTCCACCGGCGAAAATTTCCTAGCTTCCTTTCTGCCTGAAATTTGCACATCGGAAAATATGGGACGTGTCTCCGGTTGGGGTTGCACTATAAGCCACCTCGGTGCATTGATAATTCTAATGGCCTGCAAAGCTTATGTAGATTGGGCTCAAGCTGCCGGTCAGCAACCAGCCGAATACATTCCAATGACTGCTGTTCTTGTCGCTATCAACTACGCGGTTTTTGGATTGCCTTTCTTTGCGTTTGTTAAAGAGCACGCAAAACCAAAAACGCTGCCTGCAGGTCAGACGTATTGGTCAATCGGCACACATCGTCTGATGGAAACATTAAAAGATGCGCCAAAGTTTCAAGATCTTTTCCGCCTTCTTCTAACAGTAATGATGTATACATGCGGCACCTCGACGGTCGTTGTGCTGGCATCAGTATTCGCTCATGAAGTTATGGGCTTTTCAGTATCCGATGCGATTATGTTGTTTATCGTAATCAACTTAACGGCTACTGGTGGCGCTTATGTTTTTGGTGAAATCCAAGATCGAGTCGGATCGAAACAGACTCTACTCATTGCACTTTCATTGTGGCTCTTGTCTGTTCTGACACTTACATTTAGTCCGGATCGCACTATATTTTGGATTGCCGCATCATTAGCAGGTGCTGCTAACGGCGGCAGTTTCACTGCCGGTCGCGCCACAGTCGGCTTGTTAACACCAGAAGGACGCGCCGGAGAATTCTTCGGACTCTGGGGACTTGCTTGCAAAACCGCAGCCATAATTGGACCAATTAGCTATGGCTTAATGGCATATGCAACTGGCGGAAATCACCGCCTGGCAATTTTCTGCACTTGCATATTCTTCGGTGTTGCTTTAGCACTGGCCACAACCATCAATATGAAGCGCGGACAAGAAGCAGCCCGTCAGTCGTAA
- a CDS encoding cytochrome P450, translating to MSLATQLCDPLNPMTDEFIQDPYPWYKRLREEDPVFWSDNSNQWILTRWDDINACIRDIKFGKKFQPAQRFWLTRMLNPKFFPLLSASALFMLRQDPPDHTRLRGLVNKAFTPKMIEQLRPHIEIISNKLIDQIVKGSEVELMSQFSFPLPVTVISEMLGVPPEDLHKIKKWSTPITFAFDLGGGFDLGKLLAANKAIGEFINYLRPIAEDRRKNPKDDLISALVQAEEEGNKLTQDELLANCVLLLLAGHETTVNLIGNGVHAFLTHPDQLSILKANPELMPQAVDEVLRWNSSVQLVRRMVLEDTEIRGKKLKKNDLMVMFVGAANRDPEMFADPDKFDITRKDSKYLSFGAGIHHCLGWSLAKTEAEIAFATLFKRLPNLQIKPGKEVRFRRHPALRGLQELWLTF from the coding sequence ATGTCACTAGCCACTCAACTGTGCGATCCACTGAATCCCATGACGGATGAATTTATTCAAGATCCATATCCTTGGTACAAACGGCTTCGCGAAGAAGATCCTGTATTCTGGAGCGACAACAGCAACCAGTGGATACTGACCCGCTGGGACGACATTAACGCATGCATTCGCGACATCAAATTTGGCAAGAAGTTTCAACCAGCGCAACGTTTCTGGTTGACTCGCATGTTAAACCCTAAGTTTTTCCCGCTCTTGTCGGCATCAGCTCTCTTTATGCTGAGGCAAGATCCTCCAGATCACACACGATTGAGAGGGTTAGTCAATAAAGCGTTTACCCCGAAGATGATCGAGCAACTGCGTCCGCACATCGAGATCATCTCAAACAAACTCATTGACCAAATTGTGAAGGGCAGCGAAGTGGAGCTAATGTCTCAATTTTCATTCCCTCTTCCTGTTACCGTTATTTCCGAAATGTTGGGAGTACCTCCCGAAGATCTGCACAAGATCAAAAAGTGGTCCACTCCAATTACTTTTGCATTTGACTTAGGCGGCGGATTTGATCTTGGCAAATTGCTGGCTGCCAACAAAGCAATCGGCGAATTTATCAATTACCTCCGCCCGATTGCCGAAGATCGCCGCAAGAATCCAAAAGACGATTTGATTTCCGCGCTTGTTCAAGCTGAAGAAGAAGGCAATAAGCTTACACAAGATGAATTGCTGGCAAACTGTGTTCTATTGCTTCTTGCCGGACACGAGACAACTGTAAATCTAATTGGTAATGGCGTACACGCTTTTCTCACGCATCCTGATCAGCTGTCAATCCTCAAGGCAAATCCTGAGCTTATGCCTCAGGCAGTCGATGAAGTTCTCCGCTGGAATTCTTCAGTTCAACTAGTTCGTCGTATGGTGTTAGAAGACACGGAAATACGCGGCAAGAAGCTCAAGAAGAATGACTTGATGGTCATGTTCGTCGGGGCAGCTAATCGCGATCCAGAAATGTTTGCCGATCCGGACAAATTTGATATCACGCGCAAGGACAGCAAATACCTTTCCTTTGGCGCAGGAATTCACCACTGCCTCGGTTGGTCGCTGGCTAAGACTGAAGCAGAAATCGCTTTTGCCACGCTGTTTAAACGCCTACCGAATCTCCAAATAAAGCCCGGCAAAGAAGTACGCTTCCGCAGACACCCGGCATTACGCGGGCTGCAAGAGCTTTGGCTGACGTTCTAG
- a CDS encoding PIN domain-containing protein, with the protein MEWISSLSGKTIGIDTAPFIYYIEENATYFPLIEPLFQAIADSKLEAVTSVITLLEVLVKPLREQRFDLAGQYRHILLNSRGLTIAESNTTIADRAAHIRAEYNIRTPDAIQIATAILNNASVFLTNDSQLPKIEGIEIVKLDELVSTSK; encoded by the coding sequence TTGGAGTGGATAAGCTCGCTCTCTGGAAAAACGATCGGAATAGACACTGCGCCATTCATCTATTACATAGAAGAAAATGCTACTTACTTTCCACTAATAGAACCACTGTTTCAAGCAATTGCAGATTCCAAGCTTGAGGCAGTCACTTCAGTCATAACACTGCTTGAAGTATTGGTGAAACCATTAAGAGAGCAAAGATTTGACTTGGCAGGACAATACCGACACATTTTGCTTAATTCGCGTGGCTTAACAATCGCAGAATCAAATACAACAATTGCTGATCGCGCCGCTCATATACGAGCAGAATACAACATTCGCACTCCCGATGCGATACAAATTGCTACAGCAATACTTAACAACGCATCCGTGTTTTTAACGAATGATTCGCAGCTTCCAAAGATTGAAGGTATTGAGATCGTAAAACTAGACGAATTGGTCTCTACTTCGAAGTAA
- a CDS encoding SRPBCC family protein, which produces MNKFVLTLALAATLASGVCSASFAGETQKIASATKQSHKAHHARASMLIKAPPEVVWDAILDVPDSDDMAYSKQLERKGNVAIIEEKYVKLPIIGDAVAVIKQTEDPYKRIDFELVRSDKFKAMEGSWILTPADNGKHTMVELTSYTDAGVPIPRFIIDITTKQRVKGRLQEVQAFVEKLQNRVSTKPVTSK; this is translated from the coding sequence GTGAATAAATTCGTTTTGACTTTAGCTTTGGCGGCAACACTCGCAAGTGGCGTTTGCAGCGCATCATTTGCAGGAGAAACGCAAAAGATTGCTTCAGCGACAAAACAATCTCATAAGGCTCATCATGCAAGAGCCAGCATGCTTATCAAAGCACCACCGGAAGTTGTCTGGGATGCCATTTTAGATGTGCCTGATTCCGACGACATGGCGTACAGCAAACAGCTAGAGCGCAAGGGTAACGTCGCGATTATCGAAGAGAAATACGTCAAGTTACCGATTATTGGCGATGCAGTAGCTGTCATCAAACAAACAGAAGATCCATACAAGCGCATTGATTTTGAATTAGTTCGCTCGGACAAATTCAAAGCAATGGAAGGTAGTTGGATACTAACGCCTGCAGACAACGGCAAACACACCATGGTGGAGTTAACCTCTTACACTGATGCCGGTGTTCCCATCCCGCGTTTTATCATTGATATCACAACGAAGCAACGTGTTAAAGGCCGCTTGCAGGAAGTACAAGCGTTTGTAGAAAAACTACAGAATCGCGTATCCACAAAACCGGTTACTTCGAAGTAG